A portion of the Streptomyces erythrochromogenes genome contains these proteins:
- the corA gene encoding magnesium/cobalt transporter CorA produces MFGVIVDCAIYRDGRRAEGPQDFSDALDEARASGDAFLWIGTYEPTEAEFDHVRREFGLHPLAVEDALNAHQRPKLEVYDDSLFVVLKPVLYDEATDTVSAGELMLFIGDCFVVTVRHGEGAPLAAVRHRLEQEPDVLRHGPTAVLYAVSDAVVDHYIEVAAELQSDLEELEAEVFAPNASDTKNTAARIYGFKRQVLEFRRATSPLLAPMDRLAFGEVPFVHEHAQPFFRDVADHLTKASEYIEGLDRLLSDALAAHLAQTGLRQNDDVRKISAWAAIAAVPTMVAGIYGMNFDHMPELHQWWGYPAVLALMACACLGLHRLFKRRGWL; encoded by the coding sequence ATGTTCGGCGTGATTGTCGACTGCGCGATTTACCGGGACGGTCGGCGCGCCGAGGGTCCCCAGGACTTCTCGGACGCCCTGGACGAGGCCCGGGCGAGCGGTGACGCCTTCCTCTGGATCGGCACGTACGAGCCGACGGAGGCGGAGTTCGATCACGTCCGCCGGGAGTTCGGCCTGCACCCGCTGGCGGTGGAGGACGCGCTCAACGCCCACCAGCGCCCCAAGCTGGAGGTGTACGACGACTCGCTGTTCGTCGTGCTGAAGCCGGTGCTCTACGACGAGGCCACGGACACGGTGTCCGCGGGCGAACTGATGCTGTTCATCGGCGATTGCTTCGTCGTCACGGTCCGGCACGGCGAAGGGGCCCCGCTGGCCGCCGTGCGCCACCGGCTGGAGCAGGAGCCGGACGTGCTGCGGCACGGCCCGACGGCGGTGCTGTACGCGGTGTCCGACGCGGTGGTGGACCACTACATCGAGGTGGCGGCCGAACTGCAGTCGGACCTGGAGGAGCTGGAGGCGGAGGTCTTCGCCCCGAACGCCTCGGACACCAAGAACACCGCCGCCCGGATCTACGGCTTCAAGCGGCAGGTGCTGGAGTTCCGGCGGGCGACGAGCCCGCTGCTGGCGCCGATGGACCGGCTCGCCTTCGGGGAGGTGCCCTTCGTCCACGAGCACGCCCAGCCGTTCTTCCGTGACGTCGCCGACCACCTGACCAAGGCGAGCGAGTACATCGAGGGCCTGGACCGGCTGCTGTCGGACGCGCTGGCCGCGCACCTCGCACAGACGGGCCTGCGGCAGAACGACGACGTGCGCAAGATCTCGGCCTGGGCGGCGATCGCGGCCGTCCCGACGATGGTGGCGGGGATCTACGGCATGAACTTCGACCACATGCCCGAGCTCCACCAGTGGTGGGGCTATCCGGCGGTGCTGGCCCTCATGGCGTGCGCCTGCCTGGGCCTGCACCGGTTGTTCAAGCGCCGCGGCTGGCTCTAG
- a CDS encoding SCO1664 family protein, translated as MPAPERLPAPGVTGQGDMEELLAKGELTVVGRIREASNAVLLCTVTYDGASADCVYKPVKGERPLWDFPDGSLAQREVAAYLVSEATGWGLVPATVLRDGPYGEGMVQQWIEARQPQEDSPQEELLALVEGEEAGEGWKPVAFAEVGEGRTALLVHADDPRLRRLSVLDAVINNGDRKGGHLLPAPDGRIYGIDHGVTFHTEDKLRTLLWGWAGEPLPDEAREALAALAAELAEGAPLATRLAELITAAELAAVRERVAHMLRTGTHPLPSGQWPSIPWPPV; from the coding sequence GTGCCCGCGCCAGAACGGCTACCGGCGCCAGGCGTGACGGGCCAGGGGGACATGGAGGAACTGCTCGCCAAGGGCGAGCTGACCGTCGTCGGCCGGATCCGCGAGGCGTCCAACGCGGTCCTGCTGTGCACCGTCACCTACGACGGCGCGAGCGCCGACTGCGTCTACAAGCCGGTCAAGGGGGAGCGGCCGCTGTGGGACTTCCCCGACGGCAGCCTCGCCCAGCGGGAGGTCGCCGCCTACCTGGTCTCCGAGGCCACCGGCTGGGGCCTGGTGCCCGCCACCGTGCTGCGCGACGGACCCTACGGCGAGGGCATGGTCCAGCAGTGGATCGAGGCCCGGCAGCCGCAGGAGGACTCCCCGCAGGAAGAGCTCCTCGCGCTCGTCGAGGGCGAGGAGGCCGGTGAGGGCTGGAAGCCCGTGGCCTTCGCCGAGGTCGGCGAGGGCCGCACGGCCCTGCTCGTCCATGCCGACGACCCGAGGCTGCGGCGGCTCTCCGTCCTCGACGCCGTGATCAACAACGGCGACCGCAAGGGCGGGCACCTGCTGCCCGCGCCCGACGGGCGGATCTACGGCATCGACCACGGCGTGACCTTCCACACCGAGGACAAGCTGCGCACCCTGCTGTGGGGCTGGGCGGGGGAGCCGCTGCCGGACGAGGCCCGCGAGGCGCTCGCCGCGCTGGCCGCGGAACTGGCCGAGGGAGCCCCCCTCGCCACCCGGCTGGCCGAACTGATCACGGCGGCCGAGCTGGCCGCCGTACGGGAGCGGGTGGCGCACATGCTGCGCACCGGGACGCATCCGCTGCCGTCCGGGCAGTGGCCGTCGATCCCCTGGCCACCGGTCTGA
- a CDS encoding DUF3090 domain-containing protein: protein MPRQVFLYDPPDRFVAGTVGLPGRRTFFLQASSGPRVTSVSLEKTQVAALAERMDELLDEVVRRTGGNAPVPAMAPTEAADTAPLDVPVEEEFRVGTMALAWDGEEQRMIVEAQALVELDAESDEDLAEAEERLLQDEENGPPMLRVRLTGAQARAFAKRALDVVNAGRPPCPLCSLPLDPEGHVCPRQNGYRRQA, encoded by the coding sequence GTGCCCCGTCAGGTGTTCCTCTACGACCCGCCGGACCGCTTCGTGGCCGGCACGGTCGGCTTGCCGGGACGCCGTACGTTCTTCCTGCAGGCCTCCTCCGGCCCCCGCGTCACCAGCGTCTCCCTGGAGAAGACCCAGGTCGCCGCACTGGCCGAGCGGATGGACGAGCTGCTGGACGAGGTCGTGCGGCGCACCGGCGGAAACGCCCCGGTCCCTGCCATGGCCCCGACGGAGGCCGCCGACACCGCCCCGCTGGACGTCCCCGTCGAGGAGGAGTTCCGCGTCGGCACCATGGCCCTGGCCTGGGACGGCGAGGAGCAGCGGATGATCGTCGAGGCCCAGGCCCTGGTGGAGCTCGACGCCGAGTCCGACGAGGACCTCGCCGAGGCGGAGGAGCGGCTGCTCCAGGACGAGGAGAACGGCCCGCCGATGCTGCGGGTCCGCCTCACCGGCGCCCAGGCCCGCGCCTTCGCCAAGCGAGCCCTGGACGTGGTCAACGCCGGCCGCCCGCCGTGTCCGCTGTGCAGCCTGCCGCTGGACCCGGAGGGGCACGTGTGCCCGCGCCAGAACGGCTACCGGCGCCAGGCGTGA
- a CDS encoding histidine phosphatase family protein, which yields MATLILVRHGRSTANTAGLLAGWTPGVALDERGAEQAAALPGRLAGVPLAAAVTSPLQRCRETLAPLLAARPELELHTDERIGECHYGDWSGRKLSELSEEPLMKIVQQHPSAAAFPGGESMRAMQARAVDAVREWNARIEESDGSDAVFLMCSHGDIIKSLVADALGMHLDLFQRIHVDPCSVTAIRYTPTRPFVFRLGDTGDFGSLVRRPAAPEPVASDKDAEDSGNAVVGGGAGAV from the coding sequence ATGGCCACGCTGATCCTCGTACGACACGGGCGGTCCACCGCCAACACCGCAGGGCTGCTCGCCGGGTGGACCCCCGGCGTGGCCCTCGACGAGCGCGGCGCCGAGCAGGCCGCCGCGCTCCCCGGACGGCTGGCGGGCGTGCCGCTCGCCGCCGCCGTCACCAGCCCGCTGCAACGCTGCCGGGAGACCCTCGCACCCCTGCTGGCGGCGAGGCCCGAGCTGGAACTCCACACCGACGAGCGGATCGGCGAGTGCCACTACGGCGACTGGTCCGGGCGCAAGCTCTCCGAACTCTCCGAAGAACCGCTGATGAAGATCGTGCAACAGCACCCGTCGGCGGCCGCCTTCCCCGGCGGCGAGTCCATGCGGGCCATGCAGGCGCGCGCCGTGGACGCCGTGCGCGAGTGGAACGCGCGGATCGAGGAGAGCGACGGCAGCGACGCCGTCTTCCTGATGTGCTCGCACGGCGACATCATCAAGTCCCTTGTCGCGGACGCCCTGGGCATGCACCTGGACCTCTTCCAGCGCATCCACGTCGACCCCTGCTCGGTGACGGCGATCCGCTACACGCCGACCCGCCCGTTCGTGTTCCGGCTCGGCGACACGGGGGACTTCGGCTCCCTCGTGCGGCGCCCGGCCGCACCCGAGCCCGTCGCCTCCGACAAGGACGCCGAGGACTCCGGGAACGCCGTCGTGGGGGGCGGCGCGGGCGCGGTGTGA